In Puntigrus tetrazona isolate hp1 chromosome 22, ASM1883169v1, whole genome shotgun sequence, one genomic interval encodes:
- the si:dkey-182g1.2 gene encoding uncharacterized protein si:dkey-182g1.2 isoform X2, which yields MEGDPVVLDARCITKLQKDDVMVWKFESDVIAMIEGSKVLLYDTEDAKFKDKLQINAQTGDLTIRNTRTTHSGLYEVKITNITATTYRRFSVTVLDPIPTKVSVTAGEPAVLKHNIADIQRYDVIEWTFEDGKTPVARINKQNSQSLSYDENDERFRDRLELDQSGSLTITDSRTSDSGLYKLQVKGTNIGIKHRRFRVKVEEPGLHAGVIVLICVVVFALILVVVGICIRRNRQQSQY from the exons ATGGAAGGAGATCCCGTCGTTCTAGACGCCAGGTGTATTACCAAACTACAGAAAGATGACGTGATGGTGTGGAAGTTTGAATCTGATGTCATAGCTATGATCGAGGGCAGTAAGGTCCTGTTGTATGACACGGAGGACGCAAAATTCAAAGACAAGCTACAAATCAACGCTCAAACCGGGGATCTCACCATCAGAAACACCAGAACCACACACTCTGGGCTTTATGAAGTGAAGATCACCAATATCACTGCCACAACATACAGGAGATTTAGTGTTACTGTCCTTG ATCCAATTCCTACAAAAGTTTCCGTTACGGCGGGAGAGCCTGCCGTTTTAAAGCACAATATCGCCGATATACAGCGTTATGATGTCATTGAATGGACGTTTGAAGACGGGAAGACTCCCGTAGCTCGGATCAACAAACAGAACAGTCAAAGTCTCTCATATGATGAAAATGacgagagattcagagacaggcTGGAGCTGGATCAGTCCGGGTCTCTGACCATCACCGACTCCAGAACCTcagactctggactttataAACTCCAGGTGAAAGGAACAAACATAGGGATCAAACACAGGAGGTTCCGTGTGAAGGTTGAGG aacCCGGTCTGCACGCGGGTGTTATAGTGCTGATATGTGTAGTTGTTTTTGCATTGATCCTGGTGGTGGTCGGGATTTGCATTCGGAGAAATCGTCAGCAGAGCCAGTATTAA
- the si:dkey-182g1.10 gene encoding uncharacterized protein si:dkey-182g1.10 isoform X2: MEGDSVTLQTCLNQMQKYNTMLWKFENALIAKFSKDSQTFPIKDGNDGRFRDRLELSDESGSLTIRNVRTNHSGLYEVVMMGTSGSSNRRFNVTVIGLFDPDGDQIKRVSAEEGGSVTLNTDFKVQKDDLMLWKFGRATKGCVYNPLHHVPCRSDATAIAKIDGETREVSLDAGDGEMFNNRLKMDKLTGSLTVTNIRPEHSGFYTLRISNNAGTRYRTFNVTVSAVAKSHSHVAWMPIAIVLLLVVAVGCLAVGFKNRRNRNFLCGTRRLYNSCRSTGAQESELLTKPVKEGESVTLNTDRSELQRDDVIEWKFEGRVIAKISRAANKICQKTYDSADGEFRDRLELDGKTGSLTITNTRTTDFGKYQLKVVSNGKVEVYRIFRVSVCDPGQNTH, encoded by the exons atggagggagattcGGTCACTCTACAAACTTGCCTTAAccaaatgcagaaatataaCACCATGCTGTGGAAGTTTGAGAACGCTCTCATAGCTAAATTCAGCAAGGATTCCCAAACGTTCCCGATAAAAGATGGCAACGATGGGCGGTTCAGAGATAGGCTGGAGTTGAGCGATGAgtctggatctctgaccatcaggaACGTCAGAACTAACCACTCCGGGTTGTACGAAGTGGTCATGATGGGCACCAGCGGCTCCTCAAACAGGAGATTCAATGTGACTGTAATTG GCCTGTTCGATCCAGACGGAGATCAGATAAAGCGCGTATCGGCAGAGGAAGGAGGATCCGTTACTCTGAACACTGATTTTAAAGTACAGAAAGATGATCTGATGCTGTGGAAGTTCGGACGAGCCACCAAAGGCTGCGTGTACAATCCGCTCCATCACGTCCCGTGTCGGAGTGACGCGACCGCCATCGCTAAAATAGACGGAGAGACCCGTGAGGTGTCGCTAGATGCCGGTGACGGTGAGATGTTTAACAACAGACTGAAAATGGACAAGCTGACCGGATCTCTGACCGTCACAAACATCAGACCTGAACACTCTGGGTTTTATACACTCCGGATCAGTAATAACGCTGGGACCAGATACAGGACATTCAACGTTACTGTCAGTG ctgttgcGAAATCCCACTCCCATGTAGCTTGGATGCCAATCGCTATAGTGCTTTTGTTGGTGGTGGCGGTTGGGTGTTTGGCCGTGGGCTTTAAAAACCGGCGCAACAGGAACT TTTTGTGCGGGACGCGGAGGTTATATAACTCCTGTCGATCCACAGGGGCGCAGGAATCGG AATTGTTAACAAAACCAGTGAAAGAGGGAGAATCTGTCACTCTCAACACTGATCGTAGTGAGCTACAGAGAGACGACGTGATAGAGTGGAAGTTTGAAGGCCGTGTCATAGCAAAAATCAGCAGAGCGGCTAATAAGATCTGCCAGAAGACTTACGATAGTGCTGATGGGGAGttcagagacagactggagCTGGATGGtaagactggatctctgaccatcacaaaCACCAGAACCACGGATTTTGGAAAATATCAACTAAAGGTTGTCTCCAATGGAAAAGTTGAAGTATACAGGATATTCAGGGTTTCTGTCTGTG ATCCGGGTCAAAACACACATTGA
- the si:dkey-182g1.10 gene encoding uncharacterized protein si:dkey-182g1.10 isoform X1: MKIAAVLFFSLFLADGVVGFDTDGVKSVSVMEGDSVTLQTCLNQMQKYNTMLWKFENALIAKFSKDSQTFPIKDGNDGRFRDRLELSDESGSLTIRNVRTNHSGLYEVVMMGTSGSSNRRFNVTVIGLFDPDGDQIKRVSAEEGGSVTLNTDFKVQKDDLMLWKFGRATKGCVYNPLHHVPCRSDATAIAKIDGETREVSLDAGDGEMFNNRLKMDKLTGSLTVTNIRPEHSGFYTLRISNNAGTRYRTFNVTVSAVAKSHSHVAWMPIAIVLLLVVAVGCLAVGFKNRRNRNFLCGTRRLYNSCRSTGAQESELLTKPVKEGESVTLNTDRSELQRDDVIEWKFEGRVIAKISRAANKICQKTYDSADGEFRDRLELDGKTGSLTITNTRTTDFGKYQLKVVSNGKVEVYRIFRVSVCDPGQNTH, encoded by the exons ATGAAGATTGCAGCTGTCTTATTTTTCTCCCTGTTCTTGGCTGACG GTGTGGTTGGTTTTGACACGGATGGCGTGAAGTCGGTATCggtgatggagggagattcGGTCACTCTACAAACTTGCCTTAAccaaatgcagaaatataaCACCATGCTGTGGAAGTTTGAGAACGCTCTCATAGCTAAATTCAGCAAGGATTCCCAAACGTTCCCGATAAAAGATGGCAACGATGGGCGGTTCAGAGATAGGCTGGAGTTGAGCGATGAgtctggatctctgaccatcaggaACGTCAGAACTAACCACTCCGGGTTGTACGAAGTGGTCATGATGGGCACCAGCGGCTCCTCAAACAGGAGATTCAATGTGACTGTAATTG GCCTGTTCGATCCAGACGGAGATCAGATAAAGCGCGTATCGGCAGAGGAAGGAGGATCCGTTACTCTGAACACTGATTTTAAAGTACAGAAAGATGATCTGATGCTGTGGAAGTTCGGACGAGCCACCAAAGGCTGCGTGTACAATCCGCTCCATCACGTCCCGTGTCGGAGTGACGCGACCGCCATCGCTAAAATAGACGGAGAGACCCGTGAGGTGTCGCTAGATGCCGGTGACGGTGAGATGTTTAACAACAGACTGAAAATGGACAAGCTGACCGGATCTCTGACCGTCACAAACATCAGACCTGAACACTCTGGGTTTTATACACTCCGGATCAGTAATAACGCTGGGACCAGATACAGGACATTCAACGTTACTGTCAGTG ctgttgcGAAATCCCACTCCCATGTAGCTTGGATGCCAATCGCTATAGTGCTTTTGTTGGTGGTGGCGGTTGGGTGTTTGGCCGTGGGCTTTAAAAACCGGCGCAACAGGAACT TTTTGTGCGGGACGCGGAGGTTATATAACTCCTGTCGATCCACAGGGGCGCAGGAATCGG AATTGTTAACAAAACCAGTGAAAGAGGGAGAATCTGTCACTCTCAACACTGATCGTAGTGAGCTACAGAGAGACGACGTGATAGAGTGGAAGTTTGAAGGCCGTGTCATAGCAAAAATCAGCAGAGCGGCTAATAAGATCTGCCAGAAGACTTACGATAGTGCTGATGGGGAGttcagagacagactggagCTGGATGGtaagactggatctctgaccatcacaaaCACCAGAACCACGGATTTTGGAAAATATCAACTAAAGGTTGTCTCCAATGGAAAAGTTGAAGTATACAGGATATTCAGGGTTTCTGTCTGTG ATCCGGGTCAAAACACACATTGA
- the si:dkey-182g1.2 gene encoding uncharacterized protein si:dkey-182g1.2 isoform X1 — protein sequence MAIADLAFVVLLFSKGVFGVEADAAEVLELMEGDPVVLDARCITKLQKDDVMVWKFESDVIAMIEGSKVLLYDTEDAKFKDKLQINAQTGDLTIRNTRTTHSGLYEVKITNITATTYRRFSVTVLDPIPTKVSVTAGEPAVLKHNIADIQRYDVIEWTFEDGKTPVARINKQNSQSLSYDENDERFRDRLELDQSGSLTITDSRTSDSGLYKLQVKGTNIGIKHRRFRVKVEEPGLHAGVIVLICVVVFALILVVVGICIRRNRQQSQY from the exons ATGGCCATCGCGGATTTGGCGTTCGTCGTTTTATTGTTCTCGAAAG GTGTGTTTGGTGTTGAGGCAGATGCAGCGGAGGTGCTTGAGCTGATGGAAGGAGATCCCGTCGTTCTAGACGCCAGGTGTATTACCAAACTACAGAAAGATGACGTGATGGTGTGGAAGTTTGAATCTGATGTCATAGCTATGATCGAGGGCAGTAAGGTCCTGTTGTATGACACGGAGGACGCAAAATTCAAAGACAAGCTACAAATCAACGCTCAAACCGGGGATCTCACCATCAGAAACACCAGAACCACACACTCTGGGCTTTATGAAGTGAAGATCACCAATATCACTGCCACAACATACAGGAGATTTAGTGTTACTGTCCTTG ATCCAATTCCTACAAAAGTTTCCGTTACGGCGGGAGAGCCTGCCGTTTTAAAGCACAATATCGCCGATATACAGCGTTATGATGTCATTGAATGGACGTTTGAAGACGGGAAGACTCCCGTAGCTCGGATCAACAAACAGAACAGTCAAAGTCTCTCATATGATGAAAATGacgagagattcagagacaggcTGGAGCTGGATCAGTCCGGGTCTCTGACCATCACCGACTCCAGAACCTcagactctggactttataAACTCCAGGTGAAAGGAACAAACATAGGGATCAAACACAGGAGGTTCCGTGTGAAGGTTGAGG aacCCGGTCTGCACGCGGGTGTTATAGTGCTGATATGTGTAGTTGTTTTTGCATTGATCCTGGTGGTGGTCGGGATTTGCATTCGGAGAAATCGTCAGCAGAGCCAGTATTAA